In the genome of Petrotoga olearia DSM 13574, one region contains:
- a CDS encoding S1 RNA-binding domain-containing protein encodes MVNESLATGDSVKGKVVDIKKFGAFLELENGEEGFVHISKISKKYVREISSFLKIGDEVQGKVIGRTKDGKYELSLKDFDEEKEDTGKSHNFEKRLNQYLKDSEKKISEYKKHLDKKKNTRRR; translated from the coding sequence TTGGTAAATGAAAGTTTAGCAACAGGGGATTCTGTGAAAGGTAAAGTTGTAGACATCAAAAAGTTTGGTGCTTTTTTAGAACTTGAAAATGGTGAAGAAGGATTTGTACACATTTCAAAGATTTCAAAAAAGTATGTTAGAGAGATATCCAGTTTTTTAAAAATTGGTGATGAAGTTCAAGGAAAAGTCATAGGAAGAACAAAAGACGGAAAGTATGAGTTGTCTTTAAAAGATTTCGATGAAGAAAAAGAGGATACTGGAAAATCACATAATTTCGAAAAAAGATTGAACCAGTATCTAAAGGACAGCGAAAAGAAGATATCAGAGTATAAAAAGCATTTAGATAAGAAAAAGAATACAAGAAGAAGATAA
- the rpmE gene encoding 50S ribosomal protein L31: MKQGIHPEMRLITVKCACGAEHTMYSTVDNFRLDVCSECHPFYRGELGSQILDTEGRVQKFKNKYKDFLEH, from the coding sequence GTGAAACAAGGTATTCATCCAGAAATGAGGCTTATAACCGTAAAATGTGCTTGTGGCGCCGAACATACAATGTATTCTACAGTTGACAATTTCAGATTAGATGTCTGCTCTGAGTGTCATCCTTTCTACAGAGGAGAATTAGGTTCACAAATATTGGATACTGAAGGTAGAGTACAGAAATTTAAGAACAAATACAAAGATTTCCTTGAACACTAA